CAAACACTCTGATTATTCGCGACAAGGCGGACGATGCCCTAAAAATGCTGGACGAAGCCGAGCAGGCAATCGGCGTGAGTGCGGCGCCGGACGCCAAAATGATGTCCATTTTGAGCGACTTGAATTTTGTCAGAGCCCAGGCGTATCTGAAAAAGGGAGACAAGGCGGCTGCGTTGGAAAGTTTTCTGGTCGTTTCCACCATCTACTACAAGCCTGTCAAGCGGGCGCAGCAAGCCCAAGCCCAGGCCGATCAACTGCGCAAGGATAATCCGAACCTCGTGGTGAATTAAGCCTATCCCGTCTATCAAGAGGGGCAGAAAGGTCGCTGCGGCGGCCGCTTCGGGGTGTGTAACTATTTTCTTCTGGGTTGTCGCGTCGTTCAAACCGCGCCCTGTACAATGGCGATGCCAGACGAGGTCCCGAGACGGTTGGCGCCGGCTTCCACCAGCTTGAGGGCGGCGTCCCGGGTGCGGATACCGCCGGAAGCCTTCACACCCAGCGCGGCAGAAACACTTTTCCGCATGAGTTGCACGGCTTCCACAGTCGCTCCGCCCGATCCGAACCCGGTCGAGGTCTTCACAAACGCGGCTCCGGCGTTCTCGGTGGCCTTGCAAGCTTCCCGGATTTGCTCATCGTTGAGCAGGCAGGTTTCGAGGACCACTTTGACCGGATGTTGGCGGGACACCGAAACCACCTCGTGAATTTCGTGCTCGATAAAATTCCAGTGATTTTCCAAGGCGGCCCCGATGTTCATCACCATGTCGATCTCATCCGCCCCGGCGGCGAAAGCGATGGCCGCTTCATGGGCTTTGCTCTTGGGCAGGTTGGCCCCGAGCGGAAACCCGGCCACGGTGCAAATTTTTACGCCGCTGCCGGCCAGGAGCGGTTTCGCCGTCGAAATCCAATAGGGATTGATGCAAACCGAATAAAAGCCGAACTCCAGCGCCTCGTGGCAGAGTTTTTTTATTTGAGTGACTGTAACGTCAGGCTTGAGAAGCGTGTGGTCGATGAGGGAGGCTAGGGATTCGGTCGTGGTTTTCAAATGGTTCCCGGGTTAGAGTTTAAGGTCCGACTGCAGTTGAAAGTCTCCTGTGAATTTGGGCCGTTTTTCGACATTGTCGAGATAGTTGAAGAAGTCTTCGGAGGTTTCGAAGAGATGCCCTTTCTCGATGTAACTATCCGTGGTGAAGGGGGAAAAGCCTTTCGGGAAGATCATGTAGCGCGCTTTCATGTAATCGCGGGCATGGCCGAGTTCGTCCATCATCCCCGCGGACAGCGGTGGCCTCTCGGAATAGGGGTGGATGGCGACCACGGCATGGACTTTGCCGACGTACCAATGCAGGTCGCGATGGACGGTGTAGGCGTAGATGGCTTCCTTGTCCGCCTGGCTTTCCTTTTGATAGGTGGCGCCGATTTCAACCGTTTGGGGGTCGATCACCACCGCGTATTCGCGCAGGCGGCGGATGGTGCGGTTGACTTCCTCGCGCTTTTCGGGCGGCGCGTAAGTCATGGAATAGCTGGCATAGACGACCCAGGGGTCCGGTGTGGTGGCCAGTTTGAAGAGGCATTCCGGGGGATCACCAATGGCAATGACGTAATGCGGGATGCCCATGGCTTTGGCCCAATCCTCGGAAAGGCTGACTTCCTCGTGCATCCACGAGAGAATTTCATAGAGCGTGTGGTTGCGGTCACGGAGGGCTTTTAGGAACGGATCGGAGCCCGCGATGCCGTCGATCTTTTTCTTAATCATCCATTCCGCTTCGATCAGGGTGACAATCAGGTCGGGCTTGATGAAATCGCGGATGTAACGTTGGTCCTTGAATTTGCGGTTGATGCGGTTCCATTCGACCGTCGCGGGCACACGGATGATGACGTCCTCGTAGCCGTGCTTTTGGATTTCGTAGCCGATCTTTTCGTATTCGCGCTCGCGGGTGAGTTCGAAGACGTAATCAGTCGCCCCGAGCAGCCGTTCCAGGGGTTTGCGCCCGCCCTTGGTGAATTCATGGACGGCGTTGAAGGCGTGGATTTCGCGGTTGTTCCGCCGGCCGAGTTCGAGCACTTTTTCGATGTAGGCGGCATCATCCATGCCTGCAATCATGCCGGTGACGAGAACGCGCATAAGGTATTAATACAGGGGCTTCGGGGGCTAAAATCCAAACAAAAAATAACGGGCATGTTACAATAGGGTCCTGAATTTTCTTAAATCTGCGGGAATCTGAGTCATCTGCGGATAAATTCCAAGTGATCTAAAATGTGGCTGGAGCCGGGATCGAACCGGCGACACGCGGATTTTCAGTCCGCTGCTCTACCAACTGAGCTATCCAGCCCTTGAAAGCGAGGGGAAATTAAGCAATGGATTTCAGCGTTTGTAAAGCGCAGAACGCGGTAAATCGCAGCCTTTTCTCGTTACTCGCTGTAGGCGCTCTCGCCGTGTTGTGTGACGTCCAGCCCTGAGTATTCGTCCTCCCGGTTCACCCGCAGGCCGATGAGGGCATCCACAATCTTGAACAGGACCCAGGTGGCAATCCCTGCATAGGCAATGCTGAAAAACACGCCGATCGCCTGGTTGGCAAGTTGTTGTGTGCCACCCACGAGCGAGAGGCTGGCGCCTGCGGACATGTAGGTGGAAACGATGGGGGGATTGACGGCTCCATTGGCCAGCAAGCCGAGCAGCAACATGCCGATCGTGCTGCCGACTCCATGCACGCCGAAAACATCCAGCGCGTCGTCGTAATTAAAACGCGCTTTCAATTTCGTCACTGCGAAGTAGCAAACCGCCCCTCCCGCCAGACCGATGCAAAATGCCGCTGGGATCGAAACGAATCCCGAGGCGGGAGTGATCGTGGCCAGCCCGGCGACCATTCCGGAGGCTGCGCCGAGTACGCTGGGTTTGCCTTTGCGAGCCCATTCGACAAAGGACCAGCTCAAGGCGCCTGCTGCCGCTGAAAAATGAGTGGCGGCAAAGGCGCTTGTGGCGAGCGTGCCGGCGGTCAGCGCGCTGCCGGCATTGAATCCAAACCAGCCCACCCAGAGCAATCCCGTGCCAATCAGGGAAAGCACGACGTTGTGCGGCATCATGGGTTCCAGATTGTATCCGGCCCGTTTCCCGAGCATGATGGCGCAGACAAGCGCCGATACGCCCGAGCTGATGTGCACCACGGTACCGCCCGCGAAATCGAGCACCGGGACTTTTCCACCCAGGGCCCAGTTGAAATATCCGCCCTTGCCCCAGACCATGTGGCACAACGGAAAATAAACCAGCGTGACCCAGAGCATGATGAACACGACGTAGCCGCTGAATTTGATTCGTTCCGCCATGGCGCCGCTGATCAGGGCGGGGGTAATGATGGCAAACATCATTTGGAAAAGCATGAAAGTTTGCTGGGGCACGGTTCCGGCATAATCGGGATTGGGGTCTCCGCCGACGCCGTTTAGTAGAAAATGGGTGAAAGGATTTCCAATGAACGCATTGCCGGGTGAAAACGCCATGCTGTATCCGAAAATCATCCACAGGGTTGAAACAACGGCCATGAGAATCAGGCTGTGCATCATGGTGGAAAGCACGTTCTTGCTGCGCACAAGGCCGCCGTAAAAAAGAATCAATCCCGGCGCGGTCATCATCAGCACCAGCGCCGAACTCACAAGCATCCAGGCATTGTCACCCGTATTGATTTTCGAGGCGGTTTCGGCGCTGCCGGACTGCTGTTCCATCACGGCATATTGCTGTCCCGCCGGAATGGCATTCTCTGCATTAGCCTGAATTGTTCCCCAAAAAAGAAAGATTAGGGTCGCTGATAAAACAAAGGGCAAGGCTGGGAATCGGCAGGATGGGTTCATAGAGACGGATAATTGAGCAAGCGCAGTGATTCATGTCAATCGCTACTATTTTTGCGTCTTTCTCTGTGTTTTTGTGCTCTTTCGTGGCTAATAAAATTGTGCTTGGTTCAATTCTGCGTGAATCTGTGAAATCTGCGGATACAAATGAACGAACCCGAACCCATCCAGCCCTGGCTGCCCAACGAGGACATCGTCCGCACCTGGGATTGGCGGGAGATTTTCGGAAACGCGAACCCGGTGGAAATCGAATTGGGCGCCGGGGACGGCGGGTTTATTTTGGAATATGCGACCCGGAATCCGGAACGGAATTTTCTCGCCATCGAGCGATTGAAGGGGCGCGCCTCGAAGATCGCCAAGCGCACGGTGCAGCGTGGTTTGAAAAACTTAAAAACCCTGCGCCTGCAATCGGAATATGTCATCTCCCGGATGTGCCCGCCGGAAAGCGTGTCGGTGATTCACATCATGTTTCCGGATCCCTGGCCCAAGCGCCGCCACCACAAGCATCGCTTGATCCAGCCGGAATTTTTGGAATCGGCCCGGCTGGCCCTGGTGCCCGGGGGTGTCATTCGTTTCACAACCGATCACGCGGAATATTTCACCTGGGCACAGGGAGTCCTGCGCCGTTGTCCGGGTTGGGAAGACCTGGGCGCCTGGGATTCAGGCGGAGATCCCAAGAGCGACTTTGAACGGCAGTTTGAAAACGAGGGACGGGAGTTTCACCGCTCACAGTGGAGGAAAGCCTAGCATTTTAACGCAAAGAATCCGCCGAAGGACGGATTCGTCCCGTGTGCGAACATACGACGCCGAGGCGCAAAGAGGGCATCTGGAATTAAGATTAGGAGTAAGAGTTGGAGATGGAGTTTGAGTGGTAGTTGAAGTTTTAAACGAACTTCGCGATCTTCCTGTAAAAAATATGCTGTTTTTCCCCGGGGTTAAAGCCCGTGTTCCTGCCAGAAATCTTCTTCCTCGCTCGTCATATTAGGAATCCAGAATCCGATCTTGTTCTTGTGCCGGTTTTGGATCCATTCCCTATAAAAGCCGAAAACTTCACCGGTCAAAACCATGAACGAAAAAGCGCCGGGATTTACGAGCAGGTGATGGCAGCCGTGGGCCTCAAACTGCCTGGCGTATTCGATGGCGTCCGCCGGACGGATGGAAATCAGGCCCAGCGCTTCGTGCGGCTTGCGCTCGCCACGTTCTGCGCTGAAGTCGTCCGCCTTGTCCGGGTTTGAAAAAAGCAGCAGGGAAACGGTGCCGTCCAGTTCGACAAAAGCCGGGCGCGGATTTTCCTGGTCGCCCCGGTTGATGAAATGCCATTCACTGAGCGCAAACAGCCCGCCCAGGAGCAGATCGAGCTGGCGTTCCGGGGTGCAATCACGCTCCCGCGCCTTGCGCACGAGCAGATCAAAACGGTCGGGGAGACGGGACATGGGTGGGATGGTGGGATTGTTGGATGGTCTAATGGTCGTATAGTGCGATGGTCGGACGGTGTTTGAATGAGCTTGCGCAGTTGCGAAAGCTCATCAAGCTCAACTTCCATGTTTGAATTTTCACTGTTTGGATTTCCGGTTCGCATCCGCCCGTGGTTCTGGCTGAGTTGTTTCATTCTTGGCGGTGGGCTTAGTATGAGGGGTGCCGCAGCAGACTGGATTCCGGTGCTTGAATGGATCCTGGTGGTTTTGGTTTCGATCCTGATCCACGAACTCGGCCATGCGCTGTTGGGGAGAAGGTTTGGCGGGCATGCGGTGATTGAACTGCACGCCTTCGGCGGGACCACTTTTTTGCAGGGACAACTTTATACTCGGCCCCAGAACATTGTTGTGAGTCTGGCCGGACCCGCGTTCAGCATTGGATTGGCCGTGATATCGTTTCTGGCATGGAATTATTCACCCCCGATTTCGCCTGTGCTGGATGAAATATTTAAAACCAGCCTTTATGTGAATACCTGGTGGACCGTGTTCAATTTGCTGCCGGTGATGCCGATGGATGGCGGGCAGGTGATGCGCGACCTCCTGGGGCCTTCCCGATTCCGGATTGCCTGCTGGATCGGGGCCGCCACGGCGATTGCTGCCGGGTGTTTCATGGCGGTGTCGGGAAATTATTTTGCGGCGGTGATGCTGGGCTTTTTTGCGTGGTTCAATTACAAGGGCACCGTCCACTCCGGCGGCGTGAGCCGGTAAACACGGATTTAAGAACACATTTTTAACGCAGAGGGCATAAGACGCCGAGACGCAAAAGGCACAGCACGTTTTTACAGGAAGATCTCAAAGTTCGTTTAAAACTTTGCGACCGTGGAGTCCTTGGTTCGCACGCTGGACGAATCCGTCCTTTGGCGGACGCGAGACTTGTTTTGGTTGTCTTCTTGCCAGTTTCACAGCCCATCGGGTAACATGATGCCGTGAATTTGATTAAACAATACACCGGTTAGGTGCCGCTGATTCAAATGCTCACAAACGAACCCATCAGGCCTGTTGCGCACGATCTGGATCGTCGCTGGCTTTTTGATGACTATTTCGACTTGATCGTGTGGTATGAGTCGGAAGAACAGATTCATGGATTTCAGCTCTGTTACGACAAGATCGGGTGCCAACGTGCGCTTACATGGACGCGCAAGCAAGGCTTCCGACACGCGGCAATTGACTCAGGCGACTCCAAGCCAACCGCAAATCGAACGCCAATTCTTGTCGCAGATGGAATATTTCCCGTTGAGGAGGTCAGAAACGAGTTTATTGCCCGGAGCAAACTTCTTCCGTTACAGATTCGTGAATTGATTCTGGCGCGGATCAAGGAATATGAAAGTTGCCAGCACCGCTGACCTGGCTGCCGCGATTTTTCAAGGCCGTTGGAGATGTGGCCGAGGGGAACGGGAAAGGATATCTCTGCAAAATAGGTTGTCGGCCCTGTGAAATATTCGCCACAACCCCGTTTGAGGTTGATTTTTTTTGTGGGCATTGAAACCCAGGGTAACTCGTCCCTCGCAACCATGGGCTTTGGGTCGGAACGCCTTTGGCGTTCAAGTATCCAAGCATTCAAACATCTGCGTTTATCCGCGGAAATCTGCGGATAAAAATGCTTTTTGCGGAGATGGCGTTCAGACTATTGGATCGAGATCAATTCGACCTTGAAGATCAGGCATTCGTTGGGTCCGATTGCGCCGGGAGCGCCTTGGGGACCGTAGGCCAGTTTGCTCGGAATGTAGAAAAGATACGTGGCGCCCGTCTTCATCAACTGCACGCCCTCGGTCCAGCCGGGGATGACGCGGTTCAGCGGGAACGTGGCAGGCTGGCCGCGTTTGTAGGAACTGTCAAATACGGTTCCGTTGAGCAGCTTGCCTTCGTAATTGACCGTGACGGTGTCGGTCGCAGCGGGGGATTTTCCGGCGCCTTCCTTCACGACTTCATATTGCAGGCCGCTTTTGGTGACCTTGACGCCTGCGCGCGCCTTGTTTTCGTCGAGGAAGCGGGCTTCCTTCGCGATGTTTTCCGCTCCGCTGTCTGTTTGTGTAAATGCCATGGGGCTGAAAGTAAGAAGTAACGCCAGTGAT
The nucleotide sequence above comes from Candidatus Methylacidiphilales bacterium. Encoded proteins:
- the deoC gene encoding deoxyribose-phosphate aldolase — encoded protein: MKTTTESLASLIDHTLLKPDVTVTQIKKLCHEALEFGFYSVCINPYWISTAKPLLAGSGVKICTVAGFPLGANLPKSKAHEAAIAFAAGADEIDMVMNIGAALENHWNFIEHEIHEVVSVSRQHPVKVVLETCLLNDEQIREACKATENAGAAFVKTSTGFGSGGATVEAVQLMRKSVSAALGVKASGGIRTRDAALKLVEAGANRLGTSSGIAIVQGAV
- a CDS encoding ammonium transporter — its product is MEQQSGSAETASKINTGDNAWMLVSSALVLMMTAPGLILFYGGLVRSKNVLSTMMHSLILMAVVSTLWMIFGYSMAFSPGNAFIGNPFTHFLLNGVGGDPNPDYAGTVPQQTFMLFQMMFAIITPALISGAMAERIKFSGYVVFIMLWVTLVYFPLCHMVWGKGGYFNWALGGKVPVLDFAGGTVVHISSGVSALVCAIMLGKRAGYNLEPMMPHNVVLSLIGTGLLWVGWFGFNAGSALTAGTLATSAFAATHFSAAAGALSWSFVEWARKGKPSVLGAASGMVAGLATITPASGFVSIPAAFCIGLAGGAVCYFAVTKLKARFNYDDALDVFGVHGVGSTIGMLLLGLLANGAVNPPIVSTYMSAGASLSLVGGTQQLANQAIGVFFSIAYAGIATWVLFKIVDALIGLRVNREDEYSGLDVTQHGESAYSE
- the trmB gene encoding tRNA (guanosine(46)-N7)-methyltransferase TrmB produces the protein MNEPEPIQPWLPNEDIVRTWDWREIFGNANPVEIELGAGDGGFILEYATRNPERNFLAIERLKGRASKIAKRTVQRGLKNLKTLRLQSEYVISRMCPPESVSVIHIMFPDPWPKRRHHKHRLIQPEFLESARLALVPGGVIRFTTDHAEYFTWAQGVLRRCPGWEDLGAWDSGGDPKSDFERQFENEGREFHRSQWRKA
- a CDS encoding FKBP-type peptidyl-prolyl cis-trans isomerase, translating into MKFILASLALLLTFSPMAFTQTDSGAENIAKEARFLDENKARAGVKVTKSGLQYEVVKEGAGKSPAATDTVTVNYEGKLLNGTVFDSSYKRGQPATFPLNRVIPGWTEGVQLMKTGATYLFYIPSKLAYGPQGAPGAIGPNECLIFKVELISIQ